In bacterium, the following proteins share a genomic window:
- a CDS encoding DUF1559 domain-containing protein has product MLLPALAKARETARRGVCLANLKQLGLVLHIYAQDWGGWFPLLEPREDMDFADEAARAASKTNRSLALLTGQTVPTNAQTGSSSPALETPAYITDCNLFVCPSTSQKPSTARPGSITTSTCSYAYAYGLSIQTHPDTAIMADRKDGYNAWTVSNQHLRMGELRENHDWFGLNVLYVGGHAKWASTYLRGGPYRYLDVKDFPNCRQTNPLSRPYTLRDPYKEY; this is encoded by the coding sequence ATGCTTCTACCTGCTTTAGCCAAAGCAAGAGAGACTGCAAGACGAGGTGTTTGTCTTGCCAACCTTAAACAACTTGGTCTTGTTCTCCATATTTATGCACAGGACTGGGGTGGATGGTTTCCTCTTCTTGAGCCAAGAGAAGATATGGATTTTGCAGACGAAGCCGCTCGAGCAGCTTCCAAAACTAACAGGTCATTAGCTTTACTTACAGGGCAGACGGTCCCAACAAACGCTCAAACTGGTAGTTCCAGCCCTGCGTTAGAAACCCCTGCCTATATAACAGACTGTAACCTTTTTGTTTGCCCAAGTACATCCCAGAAACCATCAACTGCTAGACCAGGTTCAATTACCACTTCTACCTGTTCATACGCTTATGCTTACGGTCTTTCTATACAGACACATCCAGATACAGCCATAATGGCAGATAGAAAAGATGGTTATAACGCATGGACTGTAAGTAATCAACATCTTAGAATGGGAGAACTTAGAGAAAATCACGACTGGTTTGGTCTGAACGTTCTTTATGTTGGAGGCCACGCAAAATGGGCTTCTACGTATTTGCGTGGTGGGCCATATAGGTATTTAGACGTTAAAGATTTTCCTAACTGTCGTCAAACAAACCCCCTAAGCAGACCATATACCTTGAGAGACCCTTACAAAGAGTATTAG